Sequence from the Desulfotignum phosphitoxidans DSM 13687 genome:
GAAGCATCTGCTTCAACCCTTGGAACCTGATACGGGTAATACCGGCGTAGGGACAGTGCAAACACACCAGTAATGGTTTCTTTTCTTCTCCGCATTCCCGTTTCATTTTTCCTCCCTCAGGTGAACCTATGGACTTAAACACTGTGGAGGTTGAATGAAAATCAGATTAAACGGCGATGAGACGCACACCCAGGCATTAGATCTTCTCGCCCTTGTGAAAGCCCGAAACCTGGATCCGTCATCACTGGTCATCGAGCACAATCATACCCTGGTCCGGCAGACGTCCTGGGCTGAAACCCGGCTGAAAGAAGGGGATACCATTGAACTTTTATCATTTGTGGGAGGGGGATGAAAATGGCGGATACACTGACACTGGGCCACCGAAATTTTACCAGCCGGCTGCTCACGGGCACAGGGAAATTTGCATCCAACGAACAGATCAGACCCATGCTTTCGGCCAGCGGATCTGAAATCATTACCGTGGCCCTGCGCCGGGTGGATCTTCAGGCATCCCCTCAGGACAATATCCTGACCCATATTCCGGATCATGTGACCCTGCTGCCCAACACATCCGGGGCCAGAACGGCTGAAGAAGCCGTGCGCATCGCCCGCATCGCCCGGGAGGCCGGATGCGGGGATTTCATCAAAATCGAGGTGATCACGGACATGCAGTATCTGCTGCCCGACAATCATGAAACATTGAAAGCCGCCGAAATTCTGGCCAAAGACGATTTCATCGTTCTGCCTTATGTGATGCCGGACATCACCATTTCCCGGCAGCTCTATGATGCAGGGGCCGCCGCGGTCATGCCGCTGGGATCTCCCATCGGTTCCAACCGGGGCCTGGAAATGAAACCCATGATCCAGCGAATCATCGACACCAGCCGGCTTCCGGTAATCGTGGATGCCGGGATCGGCCGGCCTTCCCAGGCGGCCGAAGCCATGGAAATGGGGACGGATGCCGTTCTGGTCAATACGGCCATTGCCACGGCCCGGGACCCGGTCCAGGCGGGCAAGGCCTTTTCTTTGGCCGTCACTGCCGGACGGATGGCATATCAGGCCGGCATGGCCGGTTCCAGCCGCCGGGCCCGGGCATCGTCTCCTTTAACCGGATTTCTACAGGAGTAAACCCATGTCTTTTTCCACACTGGCTGACGCGTATCAATCCTTTGATTTTTCAGCCTGTTTCCATTCCGTACACGCAAGCGAGGTCCGAAACGTTTTAGACCGGGCCGGCAGCCAGGCCCCGCTGGATACCCGGGATCTGCTCACTTTGCTTTCACCGGCGGCCCAGGACTTTCTGGAACCCATGGCACAGATCGCAAAAAATCTGACCTGTCAGCATTTCGGCAAAACCATCAGCCTGTATGCGCCCATGTATATTTCAGACTTCTGCTGTAATCACTGCACCTATTGCGGATTCAATGCCAACACCCGTTTCCCCCGAACCCGGCTGACCCTGGAACAAATCGACAGAGAAGCCAGAGCCATTGCCGACACCGGCATCCGCCATATCCTGATCCTCACGGGCGAAGCCCCAAAGAAAACACCTTTGTCCTATCTGGAAGACATGTGCCGGATCATGACCCGGTATTTTTCCTCCATTGCCCTGGAAATATACCCCATGACGGAAACCGAGTACCGGGGGTTGAAACAGGCGGGGGCGGATTCTCTGACCGTGTACCAGGAAGTCTATGACAAATCCATTTACAAAGCCGTCCACCCCAAAGGCCCTAAATCCGATTACACGTTTCGTCTGCTCACCCCGGAACGCGGGGCTGCCGCCGGTTTCAGGGCCGTGAACATCGGTCCCTTGTTCGGGCTGGGAGATCCGGCATCCGAAGCGTTTATGGCCGGGCTTCATGCCCGGTACCTGGAACAGACGTATCCCCATGTGGAAATTTCCCTGTCTTTGCCCCGGATGACCCGGGCCGGGGGCGCCATTTCACCGAGACATCTTTTATCGGACCGGCAGTTTGTTCAGACGCTTCTGGCCTGGCGGCTGTTTATGCCCCGCCTGGGGATCACCCTTTCCACCCGGGAATCCGCGGCTTTCAGGGATCAGCTCATCCATTTGGGGGTTACCCGGTATTCGGCCGGCTCCAGAACGGATGTGGGGGGATACCATGTACATACCACCGGCACCACCGTGCAGTTTGAAGTAACGGATACAAGGTCCGTGAATGAGGTGGCAGCCATGATCCGACACAGCGGGTATCAG
This genomic interval carries:
- the thiS gene encoding sulfur carrier protein ThiS, whose translation is MKIRLNGDETHTQALDLLALVKARNLDPSSLVIEHNHTLVRQTSWAETRLKEGDTIELLSFVGGG
- a CDS encoding thiazole synthase, yielding MADTLTLGHRNFTSRLLTGTGKFASNEQIRPMLSASGSEIITVALRRVDLQASPQDNILTHIPDHVTLLPNTSGARTAEEAVRIARIAREAGCGDFIKIEVITDMQYLLPDNHETLKAAEILAKDDFIVLPYVMPDITISRQLYDAGAAAVMPLGSPIGSNRGLEMKPMIQRIIDTSRLPVIVDAGIGRPSQAAEAMEMGTDAVLVNTAIATARDPVQAGKAFSLAVTAGRMAYQAGMAGSSRRARASSPLTGFLQE
- the thiH gene encoding 2-iminoacetate synthase ThiH, translating into MSFSTLADAYQSFDFSACFHSVHASEVRNVLDRAGSQAPLDTRDLLTLLSPAAQDFLEPMAQIAKNLTCQHFGKTISLYAPMYISDFCCNHCTYCGFNANTRFPRTRLTLEQIDREARAIADTGIRHILILTGEAPKKTPLSYLEDMCRIMTRYFSSIALEIYPMTETEYRGLKQAGADSLTVYQEVYDKSIYKAVHPKGPKSDYTFRLLTPERGAAAGFRAVNIGPLFGLGDPASEAFMAGLHARYLEQTYPHVEISLSLPRMTRAGGAISPRHLLSDRQFVQTLLAWRLFMPRLGITLSTRESAAFRDQLIHLGVTRYSAGSRTDVGGYHVHTTGTTVQFEVTDTRSVNEVAAMIRHSGYQPVFKDWEIF